From Halobacillus sp. Marseille-Q1614, the proteins below share one genomic window:
- a CDS encoding HEAT repeat domain-containing protein: MDPFLKRVEPYFSTNDETVLKIIMRALSDHPGIPDRLTAESLKRSRLEGQYPYISSLNGVILEEGAIEELIKCLQDLHRKHLYQPLLEKMDVMSLIQHKEALRFFITEEAWSHYERIANCSAKDELYSIYSELIQMLDKRFDQKTFQLAKTTVDYIVKKGWLDGEEAVGELEESLKAASDGFRAILNAYILRHFPEDRYVYPLVKALKAGGALLSEAAAETLCAYQTNAIVDEIYPLCKSEDEMLPLSILIKTKTEEALEALRQLYSETKDLEYREAIVEGMCLHFSEDCLHEIEDFIERGQFTGLTDMDDVTYVYYKVVGLDSLSLLLWEDHEEQESS; this comes from the coding sequence ATGGATCCGTTTTTAAAGCGGGTGGAGCCTTACTTCAGTACAAATGACGAAACGGTTTTAAAAATCATCATGCGTGCTTTAAGCGACCATCCAGGGATTCCTGACCGTTTGACAGCCGAGAGCTTAAAAAGAAGCAGGCTGGAAGGTCAGTACCCTTATATATCTTCGTTAAATGGCGTCATTCTTGAAGAAGGTGCCATAGAAGAACTCATAAAGTGCCTACAAGATTTGCATCGAAAACATCTTTATCAGCCTCTGTTAGAAAAAATGGATGTGATGAGCCTCATTCAGCATAAAGAAGCCCTGCGTTTCTTTATAACAGAAGAGGCATGGAGCCATTACGAGAGAATTGCAAACTGTTCAGCGAAAGATGAACTTTACTCCATTTATTCAGAATTGATTCAAATGCTTGATAAGCGCTTTGACCAGAAAACGTTTCAGCTGGCTAAAACGACGGTCGATTATATAGTGAAAAAGGGGTGGCTCGACGGCGAGGAAGCAGTGGGCGAGTTAGAAGAATCCCTCAAAGCGGCATCTGATGGATTCCGTGCTATTCTAAATGCTTATATCCTCCGTCATTTCCCTGAAGACCGGTATGTGTATCCGCTGGTTAAGGCTTTAAAGGCGGGCGGAGCCCTTTTAAGTGAAGCCGCTGCAGAAACGCTTTGTGCCTATCAAACGAATGCAATCGTAGATGAAATCTATCCTCTTTGTAAGTCAGAGGATGAAATGCTGCCGCTGAGCATCCTGATAAAAACAAAAACTGAAGAAGCATTAGAAGCCCTTCGGCAGTTGTATTCGGAAACAAAAGATCTGGAGTATAGGGAAGCCATTGTTGAAGGAATGTGCCTCCATTTTTCCGAAGACTGCCTTCATGAAATCGAGGATTTTATAGAGCGGGGCCAGTTTACCGGATTAACCGATATGGATGATGTGACCTATGTTTATTATAAAGTCGTTGGCTTAGACAGCCTCAGCCTGCTGCTTTGGGAGGATCATGAAGAGCAGGAAAGCTCATAA
- a CDS encoding YfcC family protein, producing the protein MELGKEESQLENQKAKRWEMPDTYVILFLVLLLAVVATYFVPSGSFERETVNGVERVIPDTFTSVDGEPTGFMEIFLALQGGMVESAGLIFLVLFAGGAFEVIERSGAIKGGILRAVHKTKGKEFFLIAIVSLLFAIGGAVGAIANAVIPFVAIGVIIARALKLDAMVAVAITFGATFAGFNVGFMNPYTVGIAQSIADLPLFSGMALRLIAFVIIVGVTIWYTWRYAKTILKDPDKSMIGILDAKEASSKDLKAPFTGRHKLILSFVGLALAFFIFATIQFKWTTDHMAAFFIIIGLVCGIIAGMNYNKIALTFLDGCQKLVYGALIIGVARAILIVMENAQILDTAVNALAVPLESLSPVMAALGMFVANGLMNFLVPSGSGQAMIAMPILAPLADMVGVTRQVAVQAYQFGDGFTNSIFPTSGPLMASLAVAGVPWIKWAKWMLPLLFIWIAIAVVMLSIAVLINWGPV; encoded by the coding sequence GTGGAATTGGGAAAAGAAGAATCGCAGCTTGAGAACCAGAAGGCGAAAAGATGGGAGATGCCTGATACATACGTCATTCTTTTTCTTGTATTATTACTGGCGGTTGTGGCTACATATTTTGTTCCTTCAGGATCGTTTGAAAGAGAAACGGTCAATGGAGTAGAGCGGGTCATACCAGATACGTTCACATCGGTGGATGGAGAGCCGACTGGATTTATGGAAATATTTCTAGCTCTGCAGGGAGGTATGGTCGAGTCTGCCGGCTTAATTTTTCTCGTCTTGTTTGCCGGGGGAGCATTTGAAGTGATCGAAAGGTCCGGGGCGATAAAAGGCGGGATCTTAAGAGCGGTACATAAGACGAAAGGGAAAGAATTCTTTTTAATTGCGATTGTTTCTCTATTGTTTGCCATTGGGGGAGCTGTAGGAGCAATCGCTAATGCCGTTATTCCATTTGTAGCGATCGGCGTGATTATTGCGCGGGCGCTGAAGCTGGATGCAATGGTTGCTGTTGCCATTACGTTTGGGGCCACTTTTGCGGGGTTTAACGTAGGTTTTATGAATCCATATACGGTCGGGATTGCGCAGTCGATTGCCGATCTGCCACTGTTTTCGGGAATGGCGCTGCGTCTTATTGCCTTCGTCATCATCGTTGGCGTAACAATTTGGTACACATGGCGCTATGCGAAAACCATATTAAAAGACCCTGACAAAAGCATGATTGGCATTTTAGATGCAAAAGAGGCATCATCAAAAGATTTAAAAGCCCCGTTTACAGGGAGACATAAATTAATCTTAAGCTTCGTAGGTCTTGCTCTGGCTTTCTTTATATTTGCTACCATTCAATTTAAATGGACGACCGATCATATGGCTGCCTTCTTTATCATTATCGGGCTTGTGTGCGGTATCATTGCCGGCATGAATTACAATAAAATTGCCCTGACGTTTCTTGATGGCTGTCAAAAGCTTGTCTATGGTGCACTGATTATCGGTGTTGCCCGTGCCATTTTAATCGTTATGGAAAATGCACAGATTTTAGATACAGCAGTTAATGCCCTGGCAGTTCCGCTGGAAAGCTTAAGCCCTGTCATGGCAGCACTGGGAATGTTTGTGGCGAACGGACTGATGAACTTTCTTGTTCCTTCAGGGAGCGGCCAGGCGATGATTGCGATGCCGATTTTAGCCCCGCTGGCTGATATGGTTGGAGTTACCCGCCAGGTGGCTGTTCAGGCTTATCAGTTCGGAGATGGATTTACGAACAGTATTTTCCCGACTTCAGGCCCTTTAATGGCGAGTCTGGCCGTTGCCGGTGTTCCATGGATCAAATGGGCGAAATGGATGCTTCCGCTTCTGTTTATTTGGATAGCGATTGCGGTTGTCATGCTGAGCATTGCGGTTCTCATTAATTGGGGACCTGTATAA
- a CDS encoding fatty acid desaturase — protein MSQRKQAELKKDVASFAKADNKAGILQLINTIVPFVILWILAYQSLSVSVWLSLPFAMAAGAFVVRIFIIFHDCTHMSFFNNKKANRIIGTITGIITLFPFEKWKREHSIHHATSSNLDKRGTGDIWIMTVEEYKEASLKERLAYRLYRNPFVMFGLGPIYLFCITNRFNRKGAKRKERMNTYLTNASIVVLYSLLIFAIGWEAFLIIQLPILYVAGFLGIWLFYVQHQFEDSYFEDEKEWDFVKAAVDGSSYYKLPKILQWISGSIGYHHVHHLSPRVPNYKLEEAHESTPPLHKATTITLASSLKSIRFRLYDTKNKTFVSFKEVKHRLHEPKVSISHKNTSFEK, from the coding sequence ATGAGCCAACGTAAACAGGCAGAACTAAAAAAAGACGTAGCATCCTTTGCCAAGGCTGATAATAAAGCCGGCATTCTCCAATTAATAAATACAATTGTACCCTTTGTCATTCTATGGATCCTTGCCTATCAAAGCCTATCTGTTTCTGTATGGCTTTCGCTTCCTTTTGCTATGGCAGCTGGAGCGTTTGTCGTCCGTATTTTCATTATTTTTCACGATTGCACGCACATGTCCTTTTTCAATAACAAAAAAGCGAACCGAATCATTGGAACAATTACCGGTATTATCACCCTTTTCCCTTTTGAAAAATGGAAAAGAGAGCACTCCATTCACCACGCTACGAGCAGTAACTTAGATAAGCGCGGCACAGGTGATATTTGGATTATGACTGTGGAAGAGTATAAAGAAGCTTCTCTGAAAGAACGTCTGGCATATCGTTTATACCGTAACCCGTTCGTTATGTTCGGCTTAGGGCCCATTTATCTGTTTTGTATTACAAACCGCTTTAACCGTAAAGGGGCCAAGCGCAAGGAACGCATGAACACTTATTTAACGAACGCTTCAATTGTCGTACTCTACAGCTTACTCATTTTCGCGATTGGCTGGGAGGCTTTCTTAATCATTCAGCTTCCAATTCTTTATGTAGCTGGTTTCCTTGGCATCTGGCTGTTTTATGTCCAGCACCAGTTCGAGGATTCCTATTTTGAAGATGAGAAAGAATGGGACTTTGTTAAAGCCGCAGTGGACGGAAGTTCCTATTACAAACTGCCAAAAATCCTGCAGTGGATCTCAGGCAGTATCGGCTATCACCATGTTCACCACTTAAGCCCAAGAGTTCCTAACTATAAGCTTGAGGAAGCCCATGAATCTACGCCGCCTTTACATAAGGCGACAACGATTACGCTGGCATCAAGCTTAAAATCGATCCGCTTCCGCCTCTATGATACGAAGAACAAAACGTTTGTCAGCTTCAAAGAGGTGAAGCACCGTCTGCATGAACCTAAAGTATCGATCAGCCACAAAAACACAAGCTTTGAAAAATAA
- a CDS encoding M48 family metallopeptidase, whose amino-acid sequence MKKRFMIGLFILFPIYILLVYLYLFHWTTPGVPEAYQGSAADPATFMTGEEIALSQEYSRYRNLLFFIGLPLELLIYLGILVFGWSPVFKQFGEKISRFSFINIPIYVLVLSTVVYLISFPLDYIGYRLSSAYGISTQTFSSWMRDELISFWIGFIVMAVLVTVLYLLIRKAAKRWWLYAWGLLIPFFAFMMYIQPVVIDPLYNDFSELQDAELETKILALAEEANVPADRVYEVNMSEKTNSMNAYVNGIGDNLRIVLWDTTLNRLDDTETLFIMAHEIGHYVMNHLYMNLTGVIFASFIGLYLTYRLLLKVVRKWGNDFGVKSVSEVSSLPVLLVLLSAISIAATPVELMISRQAEKAADEYAIEMTGDREAAIGSFQQLTINGLSDVNPPLLVKWFRYGHPTMMERIHMLEEYEEE is encoded by the coding sequence ATGAAAAAACGGTTTATGATCGGCCTGTTTATCTTATTTCCTATATACATTCTGCTCGTTTATTTATATTTATTCCATTGGACGACGCCTGGCGTTCCTGAAGCCTATCAGGGATCGGCAGCAGATCCGGCGACATTTATGACGGGTGAGGAAATCGCGCTCAGCCAGGAATATTCAAGGTATCGGAATTTGCTTTTCTTCATTGGGCTGCCGCTTGAATTATTAATATATCTGGGGATTCTTGTTTTCGGCTGGTCTCCTGTATTTAAACAATTCGGTGAAAAAATCTCTCGTTTTTCTTTCATCAACATTCCTATTTACGTGCTGGTGCTTTCAACAGTGGTATATTTGATCAGCTTCCCGCTCGATTATATCGGCTACCGGCTGTCTTCCGCTTACGGCATTTCAACGCAAACCTTTTCAAGCTGGATGAGGGATGAACTAATCAGCTTCTGGATTGGGTTTATCGTTATGGCTGTTTTAGTCACGGTCCTTTATCTGCTGATTAGAAAAGCTGCTAAGAGATGGTGGCTGTACGCATGGGGGCTGCTAATTCCATTTTTCGCTTTTATGATGTATATCCAGCCCGTAGTAATCGATCCTTTATATAACGATTTTTCAGAGCTGCAGGATGCGGAGCTTGAAACGAAGATCCTGGCGTTAGCTGAAGAAGCGAACGTGCCGGCGGATCGTGTATATGAAGTCAATATGTCGGAAAAAACGAACAGCATGAACGCCTATGTAAATGGGATAGGAGATAACCTGCGTATCGTTTTATGGGATACGACGCTAAACCGTTTAGATGACACGGAAACCCTTTTTATAATGGCTCATGAGATTGGTCACTACGTCATGAACCACCTGTACATGAATTTAACGGGCGTTATTTTCGCAAGCTTTATCGGCCTCTATTTGACATATCGGCTTTTACTTAAAGTGGTACGGAAATGGGGAAATGATTTCGGAGTGAAAAGCGTGTCTGAGGTGTCTTCTCTGCCTGTTCTCTTGGTGCTGCTGTCTGCTATATCGATCGCGGCGACTCCTGTAGAACTGATGATTTCTCGGCAGGCGGAAAAGGCGGCTGACGAGTATGCGATTGAAATGACGGGTGATAGGGAAGCTGCGATTGGTTCCTTTCAACAGCTGACGATTAACGGGCTTAGTGATGTGAATCCGCCGCTGCTCGTGAAATGGTTCCGTTACGGTCATCCGACGATGATGGAGAGGATTCATATGCTTGAGGAATACGAAGAAGAATAA
- a CDS encoding response regulator transcription factor, whose protein sequence is MIRIIIAEDQRLLLGALGSLLDLEDDMEVIGTAKNGEEACELVKELKPDVCIMDIEMPMKNGLDAAEELKDHSCKIIILTTFARAGYFERARKAGVSGYLLKDSPSEELANSIRTIMEGQKVFAPELIDMAFSDENPLTEREKQVIQLMADGKDTKEISKQLYITTGTVRNYISVILDKLEVSNRIEAISRFREKGWFK, encoded by the coding sequence ATGATTCGTATAATTATCGCTGAGGATCAAAGACTGCTGTTGGGAGCTCTAGGTTCTCTGCTTGATCTAGAAGACGATATGGAAGTGATCGGAACCGCGAAAAACGGGGAGGAAGCCTGTGAGCTTGTTAAGGAGCTGAAACCGGATGTTTGTATAATGGATATTGAAATGCCTATGAAAAACGGGCTTGACGCTGCAGAAGAACTGAAAGACCACTCATGTAAAATCATCATCCTGACAACCTTCGCAAGGGCCGGATATTTTGAACGGGCCCGAAAAGCGGGAGTCAGCGGCTACCTGTTAAAAGACAGTCCGAGTGAAGAGCTCGCCAACTCAATACGTACGATCATGGAAGGACAAAAGGTGTTCGCTCCTGAGCTGATCGATATGGCATTTTCGGATGAGAATCCGTTAACCGAACGGGAAAAACAAGTCATTCAGCTGATGGCTGATGGAAAAGATACGAAAGAAATCTCAAAGCAGCTTTATATTACAACAGGAACGGTAAGGAACTACATTTCTGTTATTTTAGATAAGCTCGAAGTATCGAATCGGATTGAAGCTATTTCCCGCTTTCGTGAAAAAGGCTGGTTTAAATGA
- a CDS encoding sensor histidine kinase — protein MQNWYQIIPKNTGLSTYIWIIFCLLPFFFIFRSSSLIEIIFGIVMILLFFLSYRLSFISHSRSVYVWVSIEMAISITMTLLYGYIYFALFLAFFIGSIQKFSGFLTLYIVHLVTTIAAITTVFLTQNEALFPQLPFVIICVIGVILLPFTMYSRIKREKLEGQLEDANKKISQLMVVEERERIARDLHDTLGQKLSLIGLKSDLAGKLIEKKPEAAQKEIHDINQTARTALNEVREMVSNMRRAKLEEEILRVQQMLEAAEIKFRVDHTQLPSPPPLVENVLSMCLRESVTNVVKHSKATECELSFKQTAEDFEMQIKDNGTGFNSKQISLEGHGLQGMRERLEFVNGSLDITSHKGTRITIRVPYLNQHQKQEESV, from the coding sequence ATGCAAAATTGGTATCAAATTATCCCTAAGAATACAGGGCTCAGCACTTATATATGGATTATCTTTTGTTTACTTCCTTTCTTTTTTATTTTCCGTTCTTCTTCATTAATCGAAATCATCTTTGGGATCGTGATGATTCTGCTGTTTTTCTTATCTTACCGCCTGTCGTTTATTTCTCACAGCCGCAGCGTCTATGTATGGGTAAGTATCGAAATGGCGATCAGTATTACGATGACCCTATTGTACGGATATATCTATTTCGCACTGTTCCTTGCCTTTTTCATCGGAAGTATCCAAAAATTCTCCGGCTTCCTGACTTTATATATCGTACACCTTGTCACAACGATTGCCGCCATTACAACCGTTTTTCTTACTCAAAATGAAGCCCTATTTCCACAGCTGCCATTTGTAATTATTTGTGTGATTGGTGTCATCCTGCTTCCCTTTACGATGTATTCCCGCATTAAACGCGAGAAGCTCGAAGGACAGCTGGAAGATGCGAATAAAAAAATCTCCCAGCTTATGGTTGTGGAAGAAAGAGAGCGCATCGCCCGCGATCTGCACGATACGTTAGGACAGAAGCTATCCTTAATCGGTTTAAAAAGCGACCTTGCCGGAAAACTGATAGAAAAGAAACCAGAAGCCGCCCAGAAGGAAATTCATGATATCAACCAAACCGCTAGAACGGCATTAAATGAAGTCCGCGAGATGGTTTCTAACATGAGGCGCGCGAAGCTTGAAGAAGAAATCCTGCGCGTCCAGCAGATGCTTGAAGCAGCTGAAATCAAATTTCGCGTTGATCACACACAGCTTCCTTCCCCGCCGCCTTTAGTGGAAAATGTATTGAGCATGTGCTTAAGAGAGTCCGTAACAAACGTCGTAAAGCATAGTAAAGCCACCGAGTGCGAGTTAAGCTTTAAGCAGACGGCAGAGGATTTTGAAATGCAGATTAAGGATAATGGTACCGGATTTAACAGTAAGCAGATCTCCCTGGAAGGCCATGGGCTTCAGGGAATGAGAGAACGTCTGGAATTCGTAAATGGCAGCCTGGATATTACTTCTCACAAGGGAACGAGGATAACAATTCGAGTTCCGTACCTCAATCAACATCAAAAACAGGAGGAGTCGGTATGA
- a CDS encoding YihY/virulence factor BrkB family protein, which translates to MKKVFKYAKNVYSEFQKDNVPLLGAAQAYYYLLAIFPLAILLLSILPYLNISTEQAMNFMRDALPGGTASLIEDNIIELIQTPNGGLLTVGILGTLWSASNGVNAFIQSSNIAYDVEETRSFIKVRLISIFLTLGMIITIAVALALPIFGEVIISMVSSFLGLPEQTVIVFQVLRWVISIVVMVLSLMALYHFAPNKTFPFKEIVPGAIAAAVLWQLVSLAFSFYVSNFANYSATYGSLGGVIILMLWFFITGIILMVGAEINVIRHRRKKRKARAA; encoded by the coding sequence ATGAAAAAGGTTTTCAAATATGCTAAAAATGTATATTCAGAGTTTCAAAAAGATAATGTTCCCTTACTGGGAGCGGCTCAGGCTTATTACTATTTACTGGCCATTTTTCCACTGGCGATTCTGCTATTATCCATACTTCCTTATCTAAATATCAGTACGGAGCAGGCGATGAATTTTATGCGTGATGCTCTGCCTGGAGGAACGGCGAGTCTGATTGAAGATAATATTATTGAGCTGATTCAAACGCCAAATGGCGGCCTCTTAACAGTCGGTATCCTCGGTACATTATGGTCAGCTTCTAACGGAGTTAATGCATTTATTCAATCATCCAATATTGCTTATGATGTAGAAGAGACCCGTTCTTTTATTAAAGTACGTCTTATCTCTATTTTCCTGACACTTGGAATGATCATTACCATTGCAGTTGCTCTTGCCCTTCCGATCTTCGGGGAGGTTATTATTTCAATGGTCAGCAGCTTCTTAGGCCTGCCGGAACAAACGGTGATCGTGTTCCAAGTGCTGCGCTGGGTGATTAGTATCGTTGTGATGGTCTTAAGTTTAATGGCTCTTTATCATTTCGCTCCTAACAAAACGTTCCCATTTAAAGAGATCGTACCTGGAGCTATCGCAGCAGCCGTTCTTTGGCAGCTTGTTTCCCTGGCATTTTCCTTTTATGTCAGCAATTTCGCAAACTACTCTGCCACATATGGAAGCCTTGGTGGTGTGATTATCCTTATGCTTTGGTTCTTCATAACCGGTATTATTCTTATGGTTGGTGCTGAAATTAATGTCATCCGCCATAGAAGAAAGAAACGAAAAGCCCGTGCAGCATAA
- a CDS encoding flavodoxin family protein gives MNILVIHGSTRQNGNTEALAKLSVPENETTHIYLRDSQIQPIQDARHSKEGFQDVSDDFSGIFDQILEHEVLIFATPIYWYSMTCIMKTFIDRFSQSIREEKYKDFKDRMKSKYVYVIAVGGDQPSVKGLPLIQQFEYILQFFGTTLNGYILGEANKPGEIHNDKAALHTASVLKEKMSNY, from the coding sequence ATGAACATTTTGGTTATTCATGGATCGACCAGGCAAAATGGGAACACCGAGGCTCTTGCTAAATTATCTGTCCCTGAGAATGAGACCACTCATATTTATTTAAGAGATTCACAGATCCAGCCGATTCAGGATGCACGTCATTCGAAGGAAGGCTTCCAGGACGTCTCAGATGATTTCAGTGGGATTTTTGATCAGATCCTGGAGCATGAGGTGCTTATTTTTGCGACACCGATTTACTGGTACAGCATGACGTGTATCATGAAAACCTTTATTGACCGTTTTTCGCAGTCGATCAGAGAAGAGAAATATAAAGACTTTAAAGACCGGATGAAATCCAAGTACGTTTACGTTATTGCAGTCGGCGGCGATCAGCCTTCTGTAAAGGGGCTTCCGCTCATTCAGCAGTTTGAATATATTCTGCAATTTTTCGGTACCACATTAAATGGATACATATTAGGGGAAGCCAATAAGCCGGGAGAGATTCATAACGATAAAGCGGCCTTGCACACAGCTTCTGTTTTAAAAGAAAAAATGAGCAATTATTAA
- a CDS encoding 5-methyltetrahydropteroyltriglutamate--homocysteine S-methyltransferase, with the protein MENYKEERIQVIKTNQAPFKADHVGSLLRPQRIKEARLQKEKGKISAIELRNIEDEEITKLVEKQKKAGLRSITDGDLRRSWWHFDFLEGLKGVEGFKPEEGIQFKGVQTKAHSVRVLDKVDFDQHPMLDDYKFLHSIVGPDHVAKFTIPSPNMLFFRGDINPEIYPDEASLLKDLTQAYQKAIQAFYDEGCRYLQLDDTSWAVFFSEEGRQKIKERGHEPEQLRRLFIQAINHSIAGRPDDMVITMHICRGNFRSTYTASGGYDTIAETLFNELNVDGLFLEYDTERSGGLQPLRQLKRKDLKIVLGFITSKFPELEDKEKIKASLEEAAKLVPKEQLCLSPQCGFASTEEGNIITEEEQWAKLRHVVEIAEEVWN; encoded by the coding sequence ATGGAAAATTATAAAGAGGAGAGGATACAAGTGATAAAAACAAATCAGGCTCCATTTAAAGCAGATCATGTCGGAAGCCTCCTTCGCCCGCAGCGGATTAAGGAAGCAAGACTGCAAAAGGAAAAAGGGAAAATTTCTGCCATAGAATTACGTAATATAGAAGATGAAGAAATTACTAAGCTTGTGGAAAAGCAGAAGAAAGCCGGACTTCGGTCCATCACAGACGGCGACTTGCGCCGGTCCTGGTGGCACTTTGACTTCCTCGAAGGATTGAAAGGAGTAGAAGGATTTAAACCAGAAGAAGGAATTCAGTTTAAAGGGGTGCAGACAAAAGCCCACTCTGTCCGAGTCTTGGATAAAGTAGACTTTGACCAGCATCCGATGCTTGATGATTATAAATTTCTTCATTCCATTGTCGGACCTGATCACGTGGCGAAGTTTACAATTCCAAGCCCAAACATGCTGTTCTTTAGAGGGGATATCAATCCTGAGATTTATCCGGATGAAGCCTCCCTGTTAAAAGATCTCACGCAGGCTTACCAAAAAGCGATTCAGGCTTTTTACGATGAAGGATGCCGCTATTTACAGCTGGACGATACCTCCTGGGCTGTCTTTTTCTCCGAAGAAGGCCGGCAGAAAATTAAAGAGCGCGGCCATGAGCCTGAACAGCTTCGCCGGCTTTTCATTCAGGCAATTAATCATTCCATCGCCGGCCGACCGGACGATATGGTCATCACGATGCATATTTGCCGCGGTAATTTCCGCTCGACTTATACCGCATCCGGAGGCTATGACACGATTGCAGAAACTCTGTTTAACGAACTTAATGTCGATGGGCTTTTCTTAGAGTACGATACAGAACGTTCAGGCGGGTTACAGCCTCTAAGACAGCTTAAGCGCAAAGATTTGAAAATCGTGCTCGGGTTTATTACTTCTAAGTTTCCTGAGCTCGAAGATAAGGAGAAAATAAAAGCAAGCTTGGAGGAAGCGGCTAAGCTGGTTCCAAAAGAGCAGCTATGTTTAAGTCCTCAATGTGGATTTGCATCTACAGAAGAAGGGAATATTATAACGGAAGAGGAGCAGTGGGCGAAGCTCCGTCACGTCGTTGAAATTGCCGAAGAAGTTTGGAATTAA
- a CDS encoding DUF4395 family protein yields MSIPKPLVQLNQSFIIVTAAAGLLLHPALLLLPFINGVYTVAVKTNPVIMLGKQFLKKPIDQYEAEDRDQQLFNQWIATICLGLSMLFIFTEWSVIIGSAFSIMVIAAAGAALFGYCIGCTIRYRYMMWKYKRDQV; encoded by the coding sequence ATGAGTATTCCAAAACCTCTAGTCCAGCTGAACCAATCGTTTATTATAGTTACTGCCGCAGCGGGACTCCTTTTACATCCCGCCCTTTTGCTTCTGCCTTTTATCAATGGTGTTTATACTGTAGCTGTGAAAACTAATCCTGTCATCATGCTCGGTAAACAATTTCTGAAAAAGCCGATTGATCAATATGAGGCGGAAGACAGAGATCAGCAGCTCTTCAATCAGTGGATTGCTACTATCTGCCTGGGCCTGTCTATGCTGTTTATTTTTACTGAGTGGTCGGTGATTATTGGATCGGCTTTCAGCATAATGGTAATTGCAGCGGCGGGCGCTGCACTGTTTGGGTACTGCATAGGCTGCACGATACGCTACCGGTATATGATGTGGAAATATAAGCGTGACCAAGTCTGA
- a CDS encoding ribokinase yields MKQPVITVIGSLNMDLLTTISRLPDQGETNFGESFYMKPGGKGANQAVAAARLGAKVSLIGKVGNDSIGVELIQHMKRENVDTGHIGISKTKATGVANILINESDNRIMVVSGANQEVTPDYAESCKETLLASDVVLSQLEVPVETVEWAADFCHKNEIPFVLNPAPAVPLSASVWEKCSYITPNELEAALLFQEPSFSDQLITTLGPLGAKYKTLFIPGYPAEVVDTTGAGDTFNGALAFSLGVRLSVEQAIAFANAAASFTVEKLGAQAGMPTYEKVEERMGLNA; encoded by the coding sequence ATGAAACAGCCGGTCATTACAGTAATAGGAAGCCTTAACATGGATCTCCTGACGACGATTTCGAGGCTTCCTGATCAAGGCGAAACCAATTTCGGAGAATCTTTTTACATGAAGCCTGGCGGGAAAGGGGCCAATCAGGCTGTAGCAGCCGCACGTCTTGGCGCAAAGGTTTCTCTAATTGGAAAAGTCGGAAACGATTCAATAGGGGTAGAACTGATCCAGCATATGAAGCGTGAGAACGTTGATACGGGGCATATCGGAATTTCAAAAACAAAGGCAACGGGTGTCGCGAACATATTAATTAATGAAAGCGACAACCGCATTATGGTCGTATCCGGAGCGAACCAGGAAGTAACGCCAGATTATGCAGAGTCCTGTAAAGAAACGCTTCTGGCAAGTGATGTCGTCCTCAGCCAGCTGGAGGTTCCAGTGGAAACCGTTGAATGGGCAGCGGATTTTTGCCATAAAAACGAGATACCGTTTGTTTTGAACCCTGCTCCTGCTGTTCCTCTGTCCGCTTCCGTCTGGGAAAAGTGCAGTTACATTACCCCAAACGAGCTGGAAGCTGCGCTGTTATTTCAAGAGCCGTCGTTTAGCGATCAGCTGATTACAACATTAGGTCCGCTTGGGGCTAAATATAAGACACTGTTTATTCCGGGATATCCGGCTGAAGTAGTGGATACAACAGGCGCGGGCGATACGTTTAACGGGGCACTGGCTTTTTCGTTAGGTGTACGACTCTCGGTGGAGCAGGCGATCGCTTTTGCGAATGCGGCGGCTTCCTTTACAGTAGAGAAACTGGGGGCCCAGGCAGGCATGCCGACATATGAAAAAGTCGAGGAGCGCATGGGACTTAACGCCTAA